In a single window of the Thamnophis elegans isolate rThaEle1 chromosome 8, rThaEle1.pri, whole genome shotgun sequence genome:
- the LOC116512025 gene encoding phospholipid scramblase 1-like gives MPLPSSFALCPPGLEYLSHLDWLLIHQKYEILEILTTFETANKYEVRNRLGEMVYFATEENNCLVRNCLGTLRPFTMVISNHVGQQVIQLARPFRCDGCCCPCCLQELEVQAPPGLPIGYIQQLWHPFLPKFVLQNEAHQDVLKIIGPCITSTCFGNVVFEVKSLDEQTRVGEISKQWGGVLQEFFTDVDFLGISFPLDLDVKMKAVMLAAGFLLDFIYFEGGGGRGRKMLCLVLKADCPCTIKPLEKVLVLF, from the coding sequence ATGCCGTTACCATCATCATTTGCCCTCTGTCCTCCCGGGCTGGAATATTTATCCCACCTTGATTGGTTGTTAATCCACCAGAAATATGAAATCCTGGAAATCCTCACGACTTTCGAAACAGCCAACAAGTACGAAGTGAGAAACAGGCTGGGGGAAATGGTGTATTTCGCCACCGAAGAGAACAACTGCCTCGTGAGGAATTGCCTTGGGACCTTGAGGCCTTTCACCATGGTGATCTCCAACCACGTGGGGCAACAGGTCATCCAACTCGCGCGCCCTTTCCGTTGCGACGGCTGCTGCTGCCCGTGCTGCCTGCAAGAATTGGAAGTCCAGGCCCCACCGGGCTTACCCATCGGCTACATCCAGCAGCTGTGGCACCCCTTCCTGCCCAAATTTGTCCTCCAAAACGAAGCCCACCAAGATGTCCTGAAAATCATTGGACCTTGCATTACGTCCACCTGCTTTGGCAATGTGGTATTTGAGGTGAAGTCGCTGGATGAACAGACCAGAGTTGGGGAGATTTCTAAGCAATGGGGAGGTGTCCTCCAGGAGTTCTTCACGGATGTGGATTTTCTTGGAATCTCCTTCCCTCTTGATCTTGACGTTAAAATGAAAGCAGTGATGCTCGCGGCTGGTTTCCTCCTTGATTTCATTTACtttgaaggagggggggggagggggaggaagatgtTGTGTTTGGTTTTAAAAGCTGACTGTCCCTGCACTATAAAACCTTTAGAGAAAGTCCTTGTGCTTTTCTAG